A part of Miscanthus floridulus cultivar M001 chromosome 6, ASM1932011v1, whole genome shotgun sequence genomic DNA contains:
- the LOC136457816 gene encoding probable leucine-rich repeat receptor-like protein kinase At1g68400, translated as MPPNGSTALLPPLLLLLLLPPLHSFANAGSLDADVAALSDFRLVADPSGAALATWNLSANPAPCAGAWRGVTCAGGRVTRLVLEGLGLSGAAALPALARLDGLRVLSLKGNGFSGEIPDLSPLAGLKLLFLAGNALSGPIPPSLGALYRLYRLDLSSNNLSGVVPPELGRLDRLLTLRLDSNRLSGGIDAIALPRLQELNVSNNLMSGRIPAAMASFPAASFGGNVGLCSAPLPPCKDEAQQPNASAAVNASATGGDCPPASAMVAASSPSGEPAGAEAAGGRGKGKMSRAAVVAIVAGDFAVVGLVAGLLFCYFWPRLSGRRSGRRLRQGEKIVYSSSPYGAAGVVAAAGAGGATFERGKMVFLEDVSCSNGGTRRFELEELLRASAEMLGKGGCGTAYRAVLDDGTVVTVKRLRDATAPAAASKKDFEHHMAVLGRLRHPNIVPLNAYYYARDEKLLVYEYMPNGSLFSVLHGNRGPGRTPLEWAARLRIAAGAARGLAYIHHSGRRGSGTPKLAHGNIKSTNILLDRFGVARLADCGLAQLTPAAAAARSAGYRAPEAPPPPRPWASHKGDVYALGVVLLELLTGRYPGSELPNGGVVVELPRWVQSVVREEWTSEVFDLELMKDKGIEEEMVAMLQLALSCAAAAPEQRPKIGYVVKMIDEVRACGVEASPSHESSLDESSGVSDSPAVSEGGGGGALSQ; from the exons ATGCCTCCCAACGGCAGCACTGCTCtgctgccgccgctgctgctcctcctcctcctgccgcCGCTGCATTCCTTCGCCAATGCCGGCTCTCTGGACGCCGACGTCGCGGCGCTGTCGGACTTCCGGCTCGTCGCGGACCCGTCCGGCGCCGCGCTGGCGACCTGGAACCTGTCCGCGAACCCGGCGCCGTGCGCCGGGGCGTGGCGCGGGGTCACCTGCGCCGGCGGCCGCGTCACGCGGCTGGTGCTCGAGGGCCTCGGCCTCTCCGGCGCCGCCGCGCTCCCGGCGCTCGCGAGGCTGGACGGCCTCCGCGTGCTCAGCCTCAAGGGCAACGGTTTCTCGGGCGAGATCCCCGACCTGTCGCCGCTCGCGGGGCTCAAGCTGCTGTTCCTCGCGGGGAACGCGCTGTCCGGCCCGATCCCGCCGTCGCTGGGGGCGCTGTACCGCCTGTACCGACTCGACCTGTCGTCCAACAACCTGTCCGGCGTCGTGCCGCCCGAGCTCGGCCGGCTCGACAGGCTGCTCACCCTGAGGCTGGACTCCAACCGGCTCAGCGGTGGGATCGACGCCATTGCGCTGCCGAGGCTGCAGGAGCTCAACGTCTCCAACAATTTGATGTCCGGGAGGATTCCGGCGGCGATGGCGTCGTTCCCGGCCGCGTCGTTCGGCGGGAACGTCGGTCTGTGCAGCGCGCCGCTCCCGCCGTGCAAGGACGAGGCGCAGCAGCCCAACGCGTCGGCGGCGGTGAACGCGTCCGCGACAGGGGGGGACTGCCCTCCGGCTTCCGCCATGGTGGCGGCGTCCTCGCCTTCGGGGGAGCCAGCGGGAGCCGAGGCGGCAGGCGGGCGCGGCAAGGGGAAGATGAGCCGCGCCGCCGTGGTGGCAATTGTGGCGGGGGATTTCGCCGTGGTGGGGCTCGTGGCCGGGCTGCTCTTCTGCTACTTCTGGCCGCGCCTCTCCGGGCGGCGGAGCGGTCGGCGCCTCCGGCAGGGGGAGAAGATAGTGTACTCCTCGAGCCCTTACGGCGCCGCCGGGGTGGTCGCGGCGGCTGGTGCTGGCGGCGCGACGTTCGAGCGCGGGAAGATGGTGTTTCTGGAGGACGTGAGCTGCAGCAACGGCGGCACGAGGCGGTTCGAGCTGGAGGAACTGCTGCGCGCGTCCGCGGAGATGCTGGGGAAGGGCGGGTGCGGCACGGCGTACAGGGCCGTGCTCGACGACGGAACCGTGGTGACCGTGAAGCGGCTGCGTGACGCCACGGCGCCGGCGGCCGCGTCCAAGAAGGACTTCGAGCACCACATGGCCGTGCTGGGCCGCCTCCGCCACCCCAACATCGTGCCCCTCAACGCCTACTACTACGCCCGCGACGAGAAGCTGCTGGTGTACGAGTACATGCCCAACGGCAGCCTCTTCTCCGTCCTCCACG GGAACCGGGGCCCTGGGCGCACGCCGCTGGAGTGGGCGGCGCGCCTGCGCATTGCGGCCGGCGCCGCGCGCGGACTGGCCTACATCCACCACTCCGGGCGCCGTGGCAGCGGCACGCCGAAGCTGGCGCACGGCAACATCAAGAGCACCAACATCCTGCTGGACAGATTCGGCGTGGCGCGTCTCGCGGACTGCGGGCTGGCGCAGCTGACCCCGGCCGCCGCGGCGGCCCGCTCCGCGGGGTACCGCGCGCCCGAGGCGCCCCCGCCGCCCCGTCCCTGGGCGTCGCACAAGGGCGACGTGTACGCGCTGGGCGTGGTGCTCCTGGAGCTCCTGACGGGTCGGTACCCGGGCAGCGAGCTCCCCaacggcggcgtggtggtggagCTCCCGCGGTGGGTGCAGTCCGTGGTGCGGGAGGAGTGGACGTCGGAGGTGTTCGACCTGGAGCTGATGAAGGACAAGGGCATCGAGGAGGAGATGGTGGCGATGCTGCAGCTGGCGCTgagctgcgcggcggcggcgcccgagcAGCGGCCCAAGATCGGGTACGTGGTGAAGATGATCGACGAGGTCCGCGCGTGCGGGGTGGAGGCGTCGCCGTCGCACGAGTCGTCCTTGGACGAGTCCTCCGGCGTCTCCGACTCGCCCGCCGTgtccgagggcggcggcggcggcgcgctcaGCCAGTGA